A DNA window from Anastrepha obliqua isolate idAnaObli1 chromosome 5, idAnaObli1_1.0, whole genome shotgun sequence contains the following coding sequences:
- the LOC129246936 gene encoding uncharacterized protein LOC129246936, translated as MGNSNSRSDSGSDGPNGAPAGAKEKPPKSTTTLPIRDGSSVANSNATLKAEKAMSRSASGADVTEKYLTQLVPIEKLSEILKEKSVKHGVNGIVSDVFVSQVFPHYADLGKRLFRLMHSASKATTAYLGTVAFRQQCERFLGIMDDDKILECYIKMFAEEDNPDFITKEGVTRLLFTCYTIAMQHSGNAVLCPAINRTFGSVTKSIFFSHDNLSVGFVCRWFEQNLIRLVLLVHKYCVHMLSTSYRGLEQQGQTCGIELQTPVLEQRNPFPDAAGRDEGDSNYDSLMPLSQAWLLAGALPPLYSKPQTIQSSNTNKSSAAQIFKEKLSMIPSHWTLLYNSNEHGLGANRFLHHVLGYRGPTLVLIHTKDDQTYCIASPNEWKETHLYTGGEGSSVVQLFPKFVILEKKPNILYLNTSIRGYPKGLRAGSDPRKPIIAVDEHFESVDCKGLAAVLLAIEVWGCGDKASRDVQLDIKKWQIKEAERQRTVKLTAADWMDHPDRYLLELGGRTNYNN; from the exons ATGGGAAACTCAAACTCAAGAAGTGACTCTGGCAGCGATGGCCCAAATGGGGCCCCAGCTGGAGCCAAGGAAAAACCCCCTAAATCAACAACTACGCTTCCCATACGCGATGGATCTTCCGTAGCAAATAGCAATGCTACGTTAAAAGCCGAGAAGGCAATGAGTAGATCAGCATCGGGTGCAGATGTCACGGAGAAGTATTTAACGCAACTCGTGCCAATTGAAAAGTTATCTGAAATACTTAAGGAGAAGTCAGTCAAGCACGGGGTCAATGGTATAGTTTCGGATGTGTTTGTG TCACAAGTGTTTCCTCATTATGCTGATTTAGGCAAACGACTTTTTCGCCTAATGCATAGTGCATCGAAAGCAACCACAGCCTATCTAGGCACGGTGGCATTCCGGCAACAGTGCGAACGTTTTCTTGGCATAATGGACGATGACAAAATTTTAGAAtgctatataaaaatgtttgcagaAGAGGATAATCCAGATTTCATTACTAAAGAGGGTGTGACTCGACTACTTTTTACTTGCTACACTATAGCTATGCAACATTCTGGCAACGCAGTGTTGTGCCCAGCA ATTAATAGAACATTTGGCTCGGTGACCAagtcaatattttttagccACGACAACCTAAGTGTAGGCTTTGTTTGTCGTTGGTTTGAGCAGAATCTTATTCGATTGGTTTTGCTGGTGCATAAATATTGCGTACATATGTTGTCAACATCTTATAGAGGTCTCGAACAACAAGGTCAGACATGCGGCATTGAACTTCAAACACCAGTGTTGGAACAACGTAATCCATTCCCTGATGCAGCTGGCAGAGATGAGGGAGATTCAAACTATGATTCATTAATGCCATTATCTCAAGCATGGTTATTAGCTGGAGCGCTTCCTCCGCTTTACTCCAAACCCCAAACGATACAGTCGTCAAACACTAATAAGTCTTCTGCAGctcaaattttcaaagaaaaactttCTATGATACCATCACATTGGACTTTATTGTACAACTCAAATGAGCATGGACTGGGTGCTAATCGTTTTTTGCATCACGTTCTTGGCTATCGCGGACCAACACTTGTGTTAATACATACCAAGGACGATCAGACATATTGTATTGCTTCGCCAAATGAATGGAAGGAAACTCATTTGTATACGGGTGGTGAAGGCAGTAGTGTAGTTCAACTTTTTCCAAA gttTGTGATATTGGAGAAAAAACCCAACATTTTGTACTTAAATACGAGCATACGTGGCTACCCCAAAGGACTGCGTGCTGGTTCAGATCCACGAAAACCTATTATCGCCGTAGACGAACATTTCGAAAGTGTAGATTGCAAAGGACTGGCCGCAGTGCTGTTGGCAATAGAG GTGTGGGGCTGCGGTGATAAGGCATCACGTGATGTGCAATtggatattaaaaaatggcaaataaaagaaGCTGAACGACAACGTACAGTTAAATTAACTGCCGCCGATTGGATGGATCATCCCGATCGATACTTATTAGAACTGGGAGGTCGCACAAACTACAACAATTGA
- the LOC129248709 gene encoding uncharacterized protein LOC129248709: MATPVSKATTPASVPDQQRVSDAGTAVGVVDLPSAPVAEGVTTRASSAARQEVMFQAMQKRIAALERSLKVAQDKIREHELTNEAQRADAQSIASAPSDSSANESALPSSSLPMTQIQLLQPQSPLITCAATCVHTMQPPPPPPLQNVTRYQMYTATRSSPLIYTSSTNGTYNSSTLPPCDTFVSSLPSTVPISANVGSLPLQFSTQPRKLQDLPEFSGKPEDWPIFFTAYTESTTVYGYSCFENNLRLQKCLRGEAREAVKSLLIHPNNVANIIEQLKFRFGRPEQLIRSQLAHVREIAPISESSVVKLIPFATKISNVCAFLRSACGGEQYLVNPTLLDELVGKLPMSKRIEWAVFASSLQPYATVQHFSDWLTQLANVICTVYDGEAAKDSRRRVVLHAAESQRHSACPICQGQHKPADCTQFSQLTVPERWEEVKRRHLCFSCLNVGHGSRNCQRRKLCSTDGCKRWHHKLLHDIGKIIDGSSNQSPRPRDRQRRTSIADTHTGISTRTQPASRIEQQGDAGAAVLSCSTDNNSKLLFRILPVVLYGNQKRVETYALLDEGSSITMIDSTLIEELGLRGRTERLNLQWFGGRAAQESAMVVDLLVSGAGMQKRHKLRRVYGVSNLQLPSQSLNKADLRCHESQLNKLAVEPYAQVKPKLLIGLDHCHLGLPSTTMQLNKCGPFAANTELGWVVFGSTMNSDPSLPSCLFVNCHTDQSLHNMVAEYFETESFGVRAAPIMESEADVRAREILKSTTRRVEGRYQTGLLWKRSDIQLPVSYSMALKRLAGVEAKMRRDTDFAAEYNRIISSYVMKDYARKLSPEEAALTCNRTWYLPHFAVKNPNKPGKLRMVFDAAAEVDGVSLNSQLMKGPQEYRSLPAILFHFREGATGVCGDIKEMFHQVLVQRDDRCAQRFLWRQGDSTRQPEVYEMRVMTFGAACSPCAANYVKTINALEYGNKVKGATRAVKSILDYHYVDDYVDSFDTEEEAADITKQVRAIHKMAGFDLCNFASNSLRVTEALSGGGNIRQIANKEGVLVDRVLGLFWQASTDTFGFKLRFNNVDSNVLDGGRRPTKRELLSVVMSIFDPLGFLSNFVVSAKILMREVWKNDIRWDEPLPSNVNTAWEGWRKQLPMVAEYTVPRYYYRNGKPKVLQLHVFVDASEDAFAAVAYWRSTNAADEVEVAFISAKTKCAPMKSLTVPRLELQAAVLGTRLMNCLREEHSLHIDDCVIWSDSKTVIQWLRSEHRRYKPFVQHRIAEILATTTTANWRWLPTEHNVADEATRANNFVDFSSSARWSCGPPFLLREEQYWPTESSTCNHHEEADKELRPKFALAIVSCTFLDYNRFSTFSKLVRTTAWVLRFIDVCRRRKPPDRGYGLTAKEVETAKLCLCRLVQRGEYAEEFQHIESGRNLPRTSSLIQLSPYIDEDGVLRVRGRIEAASWLPISARRPIILPPKHCFSNLVAMHYHVKMHHQNLEATICEIRRLYWIPRLRSLLRSIVANCAICRLRKIHAVSPLMGPLPIDRLTPYVRPFSYTGLDYFGPITVTVRRANEKRWVALFTCLTVRAVHLELAHDLSTDSCIIVLRNFINRRGVPVRVRSDNGKNFVGADMEAKRFSEVFDCNRLQGELSQRGVEWIFNSPFNPAEGGAWERLVQCVKRVLRCTLKETSPREHTLNCFLIEAENIVNSRPLTHLPIYVNQEQPLTPNDFLLGEANTPRTPIASEVLETKCFLRQQWRLARQLSDHFWKRWIAEYLPTLTRRVKWCQRTKPLQIEDLVFICDPNISRWDWGRGKVERLYAGADGEVRRADVRTSSGLKRRAVSKLAVLDVDYGESG; this comes from the coding sequence ATGGCGACACCAGTTTCAAAGGCCACTACACCTGCATCAGTACCCGACCAGCAAAGGGTGTCGGATGCTGGCACTGCCGTCGGTGTAGTGGATTTGCCAAGTGCTCCCGTTGCCGAGGGAGTCACCACTCGTGCTTCATCTGCCGCCCGCCAAGAAGTGATGTTTCAGGCTATGCAAAAACGCATCGCCGCGCTTGAACGTAGCCTGAAAGTTGCCCAAGACAAAATAAGGGAACACGAGTTAACCAACGAAGCCCAGCGCGCTGATGCGCAAAGCATAGCCAGTGCACCCAGCGACAGTTCCGCCAACGAATCTGCCTTGCCGTCATCAAGCCTGCCGATGACACAGATCCAGTTGCTTCAGCCGCAATCGCCGTTAATAACATGTGCTGCTACCTGTGTGCATACGATgcagccgccgccgccgccgccactTCAGAACGTTACACGTTATCAGATGTACACCGCCACTCGTTCCTCACCGCTTATTTACACATCCTCAACAAATGGGACGTACAACAGCTCGACTTTACCTCCGTGCGACACATTTGTTAGCAGTCTTCCGTCAACGGTGCCAATTTCCGCTAACGTGGGCTCCTTACCCTTGCAGTTTTCAACCCAGCCAAGGAAATTGCAAGATTTGCCGGAGTTTAGCGGGAAACCAGAGGACTGGCCGATATTTTTTACTGCCTACACCGAGTCGACCACTGTCTATGGGTACAGTTGCTTTGAAAACAACTTACGCCTGCAGAAGTGCTTAAGGGGTGAAGCCCGAGAAGCTGTTAAATCGCTACTAATCCATCCAAACAACGTGGCCAATATCATAGAGCAACTTAAGTTCCGATTCGGTCGCCCAGAGCAATTAATTCGAAGCCAGCTAGCCCATGTTCGAGAAATTGCCCCGATATCGGAAAGCTCAGTGGTAAAGTTGATACCATTTGCGACGAAGATTAGCAACGTTTGTGCATTTTTACGTTCCGCGTGTGGCGGAGAGCAGTATTTAGTGAATCCAACACTCCTCGATGAGCTCGTCGGAAAGTTACCCATGAGCAAGCGTATCGAATGGGCAGTCTTTGCGTCATCTTTACAGCCTTACGCAACTGTTCAGCATTTTAGCGATTGGCTCACTCAACTTGCCAATGTCATCTGCACGGTTTACGATGGGGAAGCAGCGAAAGATTCGAGGCGTCGGGTTGTGTTGCACGCTGCCGAATCTCAACGTCACTCAGCCTGCCCTATTTGCCAGGGCCAACATAAGCCAGCCGATTGTACGCAGTTTAGTCAACTTACAGTGCCGGAAAGGTGGGAGGAGGTGAAACGACGTCACCTTTGTTTTTCTTGTCTCAACGTTGGACATGGGTCGCGCAATTGCCAACGGCGCAAACTATGTTCAACTGACGGGTGCAAACGGTGGCATCATAAATTGTTGCACGATATTGGGAAAATAATCGATGGGTCATCAAACCAGTCACCGCGGCCTCGAGATCGCCAACGACGTACTTCCATTGCCGATACACATACAGGTATTAGTACGAGGACGCAGCCAGCGTCTCGTATTGAACAGCAAGGTGATGCGGGTGCAGCGGTCCTTAGTTGCAGTACAGATAACAATAGTAAGTTATTATTTCGGATTCTGCCGGTCGTGCTGTATGGGAACCAAAAGCGCGTTGAGACATACGCACTTTTAGATGAAGGTTCGTCAATAACAATGATTGATAGCACACTAATTGAAGAGCTCGGCCTACGTGGCCGGACTGAACGCTTGAACCTACAGTGGTTCGGAGGACGTGCCGCTCAGGAGTCGGCCATGGTGGTAGATCTACTCGTGAGTGGTGCCGGTATGCAAAAGAGACATAAGTTACGAAGGGTTTATGGTGTTTCAAACTTGCAGCTGCCTTCTCAGAGTCTGAATAAAGCCGATTTGCGTTGCCATGAAAGCCAATTGAATAAGCTGGCAGTTGAACCATACGCACAAGTCAAGCCAAAGCTGCTAATCGGACTCGACCACTGCCACCTCGGTTTGCCGTCAACAACAATGCAGCTAAACAAGTGTGGGCCATTCGCTGCGAATACTGAACTAGGATGGGTCGTATTTGGGTCAACAATGAACTCCGATCCATCATTGCCATCATGCTTATTCGTTAACTGCCACACTGATCAATCTCTTCATAATATGGTTGCTGAATACTTCGAGACGGAAAGCTTTGGGGTTCGAGCTGCGCCTATCATGGAGAGTGAAGCTGACGTCCGTGCTCGGGAAATATTGAAGTCTACTACACGCCGCGTTGAAGGAAGATACCAGACTGGTCTGCTCTGGAAACGTTCCGACATACAGCTACCTGTCAGCTATTCTATGGCTTTGAAAAGATTAGCGGGTGTTGAAGCAAAAATGAGGCGCGATACAGACTTTGCCGCTGAATATAACCGAATCATAAGTTCCTACGTCATGAAGGACTACGCACGAAAGCTGTCGCCAGAAGAAGCTGCTTTAACTTGCAACAGAACATGGTACTTGCCTCATTTTGCCGTGAAGAATCCAAATAAGCCAGGCAAGTTACGCATGGTGTTCGACGCAGCTGCTGAAGTGGACGGTGTGTCCCTTAATTCACAGCTTATGAAGGGTCCGCAAGAGTATCGGTCCTTGCCTGCTATACTATTCCACTTTCGGGAAGGAGCAACGGGCGTGTGTGGGGACATCAAAGAGATGTTTCACCAGGTGCTGGTTCAACGTGACGACAGATGTGCGCAACGATTTCTTTGGCGTCAAGGTGATAGTACCAGACAGCCCGAGGTATATGAGATGCGCGTAATGACCTTTGGAGCAGCATGTTCGCCTTGTGCCGCCAATTATGTGAAGACGATCAATGCGTTGGAGTATGGCAACAAAGTCAAGGGTGCTACCCGAGCCGTGAAATCGATACTGGACTACCATTATGTCGATGACTACGTCGATAGCTTTGACACAGAGGAAGAAGCAGCTGACATAACGAAACAAGTTCGAGCAATACATAAGATGGCCGGTTTCGATCTTTGCAATTTCGCGTCAAACTCATTAAGAGTGACAGAAGCACTTAGTGGTGGCGGGAATATCCGTcaaatagcaaataaagaagGAGTACTGGTGGACAGAGTCCTCGGTTTGTTTTGGCAGGCATCAACCGACACCTTTGGGTTTAAACTGAGATTCAACAACGTAGATTCCAACGTTTTGGACGGAGGGCGCCGTCCGACGAAGCGAGAACTTCTCAGTGTGGTCATGTCGATCTTCGACCCACTGGGCTTTCTTAGCAACTTTGTAGTGAGCGCTAAGATCCTCATGCGGGAAGTGTGGAAGAATGACATCCGGTGGGACGAGCCACTGCCAAGCAACGTAAACACCGCATGGGAAGGATGGCGTAAACAACTGCCAATGGTCGCCGAATATACCGTCCCTCGATACTATTATCGAAATGGGAAACCTAAAGTTTTGCAGCTCCATGTTTTCGTCGACGCCAGCGAGGATGCCTTTGCCGCGGTAGCCTACTGGAGGTCAACTAATGCCGCCGATGAGGTTGAAGTCGCATTTATATCTGCCAAAACTAAATGCGCGCCGATGAAGTCATTGACGGTCCCTCGATTGGAGCTTCAGGCAGCTGTATTGGGTACGCGTTTGATGAATTGCCTACGAGAGGAGCACTCCTTGCACATCGATGACTGCGTCATTTGGAGTGACTCCAAAACAGTGATCCAGTGGCTTCGCAGTGAACATCGGCGCTATAAGCCATTTGTACAGCATCGGATCGCTGAAATATTAGCCACAACTACTACTGCAAATTGGAGATGGCTACCTACCGAGCACAATGTCGCTGACGAGGCTACTCGAGCTAATAACTTTGTCGACTTTAGCTCATCCGCCCGTTGGTCCTGCGGACCACCATTTTTGTTACGAGAAGAGCAGTATTGGCCGACAGAGAGCTCTACATGCAATCATCATGAGGAAGCTGACAAGGAACTACGTCCTAAATTCGCCCTTGCAATCGTAAGCTGTACATTTCTAGACTACAACCGATTCTCTACATTCAGTAAACTGGTGAGAACGACAGCATGGGTCCTGCGATTCATTGACGTTTGCCGCCGCCGTAAACCGCCAGACCGAGGCTATGGGTTGACTGCCAAAGAAGTTGAGACTGCAAAGCTTTGTTTGTGCCGCCTCGTTCAACGCGGTGAATACGCCGAAGAATTTCAACACATCGAAAGCGGTCGCAACCTGCCACGCACCAGTTCGCTCATTCAACTTTCGCCGTATATAGACGAAGATGGTGTTCTTCGTGTACGAGGGCGCATAGAAGCTGCCAGCTGGCTCCCAATAAGCGCGAGACGCCCTATCATACTACCGCCAAAGCATTGTTTCTCAAATCTGGTCGCCATGCACTACCACGTCAAAATGCATCATCAAAATCTAGAAGCCACTATTTGTGAGATACGTCGCCTTTATTGGATACCACGTCTCAGGAGTTTGCTGCGCAGTATAGTCGCCAATTGCGCCATTTGCCGCTTAAGAAAAATCCATGCCGTATCGCCACTGATGGGCCCTCTTCCGATTGATAGATTAACTCCTTATGTCAGGCCATTCAGCTATACGGGCCTCGATTACTTTGGACCGATAACAGTAACTGTTCGCCGCGCCAACGAAAAAAGATGGGTGGCGTTATTTACGTGCCTGACAGTCAGGGCTGTGCATCTGGAGTTGGCTCATGACCTCAGCACTGACTCATGTATAATCGTATTGCGCAACTTTATAAATCGTCGCGGCGTTCCCGTACGTGTGAGGTCCGATAATGGGAAGAACTTCGTCGGTGCTGACATGGAAGCAAAGCGCTTCAGCGAAGTCTTCGATTGCAATCGCCTGCAGGGTGAGCTGTCGCAAAGGGGTGTAGAGTGGATATTTAACTCGCCTTTCAACCCGGCAGAGGGGGGCGCTTGGGAACGATTGGTGCAGTGCGTCAAGAGAGTACTACGATGCACTTTGAAGGAAACGTCGCCACGGGAGCACACGCTCAACTGCTTCCTAATCGAGGCGGAAAATATTGTGAATTCTCGGCCGTTGACGCACTTGCCCATCTATGTCAACCAGGAGCAGCCGCTGACTCCAAATGACTTCCTTCTCGGTGAAGCCAACACACCGCGAACTCCGATTGCCAGCGAAGTTCTGGAAACCAAATGCTTTCTTCGACAACAGTGGCGTCTTGCTCGACAACTAAGCGACCATTTTTGGAAACGATGGATAGCGGAATACCTTCCGACATTGACACGCCGGGTTAAGTGGTGCCAACGAACAAAACCTCTGCAGATAGAGGACCTCGTCTTCATATGCGACCCCAATATATCTCGTTGGGACTGGGGTCGAGGCAAGGTGGAACGCTTGTATGCAGGAGCGGATGGTGAGGTCAGACGAGCTGACGTACGCACTTCGAGTGGATTAAAGCGCCGTGCCGTCTCTAAATTGGCAGTTCTGGACGTTGATTATGGTGAATCGGGTTGA
- the LOC129247175 gene encoding uncharacterized protein LOC129247175 has product MSDPLKKGGRTTVVSSELSDLKFVKLHSPKMKSVYWQHFGFPTNEHDRIITKQNVVCTLCHKVLTNHGNTTNLRAHLQHRHKDIFQKICIENGIRIPPRRPLTKPNNSGMGPGRMSTKRDPLRQKVKIESRESMQDTSNQGSLPGEEPSMLYETMVPMTYDDDDVIDNDHFVKVEVSGNTSVDGLSKVKNANEHSTVEVISMLPKYSAVPNYRSEMGEMVNQYQLQDALVNMVINDVRNVDTLYDQGMSTFIRTLCGNVSLPLDKKIEALIRELHSDKLTTLASQIKMRSQVKPYSLGFEIWKNVENKHFMSIYFNYTTDAPEYNLLNQLYCTVEYNKFTSIDEIFEEFNLENCAAAIVSYEYDDYLKHFLKSKNVPIILSYDVTVDKCLKCVFALPDVASIIDQVKEMIMRYGSEISSKDVDIPTINDEFPWTFYELLKFFSETVSWPEDVDILVSSSKVIVDTLNILAITLDTLKGEEIPHSSMLSPITSKIVNKKLALCETDDEFVANIKTTISRELQDVVISDHHLTIAALLDPRFHRLTTVKNLGKCIQILTNNYNKMHQQDGGNVTVTKDSTENKPATSTSRKSNLEIFFDIQDEPVPSSATQEECNLESDLKRYRTEVYVNLDESPFSWWNKFGHMYGSLKRLAPIYQCMPCVVNMNFKKHVKQQIYEQHKRYMLTGNLIDAILFLHNNNDNKFD; this is encoded by the exons ATGAGTGATCCGTTAAAAAAAGGCGGCCGGACAACTGTGGTCTCTTCAGAGCTGTCTGACCTGAAATTTGTTAAGCTGCACAGCCCTAAAATGAAGAGTGTTTACTGGCAGCATTTTGGGTTTCCTACTAATGAACATGATCGCATCATCACTAAACAAAATGTTGTGTGCACATTGTGCCACAAGGTTTTGACTAACCATGGAAATACAACAAATTTGCGCGCACACTTGCAACATCGGCACAaagacatttttcaaaaaatttgcatcGAAAATGGTATAAGAATACCACCTCGACGTCCACTTACTAAACCTAACAATTCTGGGATGGGACCTGGCCGCATGAGCACAAAGCGCGACCCTCTTCGTCAAAAGGTTAAAATAGAGTCTCGGGAATCCATGCAAGATACATCAAACCAAGGTAGTTTGCCGGGAGAAGAGCCATCAATGCTCTATGAGACAATGGTTCCCATGACATACGACGACGACGACGTAATTGATAACGATCACTTCGTGAAAGTAGAAGTGTCCGGCAATACAAGTGTTGACGGATTGTCAAAAGTTAAGAATGCAAATGAACATAGTACTGTAGAAGTAATATCTATGTTGCCAAAATATAGTGCAGTTCCAAACTATCGGTCGGAAATGGGAGAGATGGTGAACCAATACCAGTTGCAAGATGCCTTGGTAAATATGGTCATAAATGATGTACGCAACGTGGATACACTTTATGATCAGGGTATGTCGACATTTATTCGCACCCTTTGTGGCAATGTTTCATTGCCATTGGACAAAAAG ATTGAGGCGCTTATTCGCGAATTACATAGCGACAAGTTGACTACACTGGCAAGCCAAATTAAAATGCGCTCACAAGTAAAACCGTATTCTTTGGGCTTTGAAATTTGGAAGaacgttgaaaataaacattttatgtCAATATATTTCAACTATACTACAGATGCACCGGAATACAATCTTCTAAATCAATTGTACTGCACAGTTGAATACAACAAGTTTACATCCATCGAcgaaatatttgaagaattcAATTTGGAAAATTGCGCAGCAGCTATTGTTAGCTATGAATATGATGACTATCTTAAACACTTTTTGAAATCCAAGa ATGTCCCAATTATATTGTCGTACGATGTCACTGTGGACAAGTGCTTGAAATGTGTATTCGCTTTACCGGATGTGGCTTCAATAATTGATCAAGTTAAGGAAATGATAATGCGCTATGGATCGGAGATTAGTTcaaag GATGTAGACATTCCCACAATAAATGATGAATTTCCCTGGACGTTTTacgaacttttaaaatttttttccgagaCCGTATCATGGCCCGAAGACGTTGATATTCTAGTTTCTTCCTCGAAAGTTATTGTGGATACGTTAAATATCTTAGCC ATAACTTTGGATACGCTTAAGGGTGAGGAAATTCCGCACAGTAGTATGTTATCGCCTATAACATCCAAAatagtgaataaaaaattagctttatgTGAAACTGACGATGAATTTGTGGCGAatataaaaacaactataaGCAGAGAACTTCAGGACGT TGTAATTTCCGATCACCACTTGACCATTGCGGCATTGCTTGACCCTCGATTTCATCGACTAACAACTGTTAAAAATCTAGGAAAATGTATCCAAATTTTAACTAATAATTACAACAAAATGCACCAACAAGATGGAGGTAATGTGACAGTGACAAAAGATTCAACCGAAAATAAACCTGCTACTTCCACTTCAAGGAAGTCAA atttggagatattttttgatattcagGATGAGCCGGTCCCTTCATCTGCAACGCAAGAAGAGTGTAACTTAGAAAGTGATCTGAAACGTTACCGAACGGAAGTATATGTAAATTTAGATGAATCACCGTTTTCATGGTGGAATAAATTTGGTCATATGTATGGGAGCTTAAAACGTCTGGCACCCATTTACCAGTGCATGCCATGCGTTGTGAACATGAATTTTAAGAAGCATGTCAAGCAGCAAATTTATGAACAGCATAAGCGATATATGCTTACAGGCAATTTAATCGATGCAATTCTTTTTCTGCATAATAATAACGATAATAAGTTTGATTAG
- the LOC129247181 gene encoding 60S ribosomal protein L13 — MGKGNNMIPNAHFHKWWQRNVKTWFNQPARKYRRRQNRIKKAKAVFPRPAQALRPVVRCPTIRYHTKLRAGRGFTLEELKGAGLTYGFARTIGIAVDKRRKNKSLESRQRNVQRLKEYKSKLILFPINEKKIRKGESTLEECKLATQLKGDVMPIKKEQPVIEFREIAKDEQKFKAFATLRKARSDARLVGIRAKRAKENADNPDDTGKDAKKSKK; from the exons ATGGGTAAGGGAAATAACATGATTCCAAATGCTCACTTTCACAAGTGGTGGCAACGAAATGTAAAGACATGGTTCAATCAGCCTGCACGCAAATATCGCAGAAGGCAAAACCGCATCAAGAAGGCTAAAGCTGTGTTCCCACGTCCAGCACAAGCATTGCGCCCTGTTGTACGTTGCCCAACCATCCGCTATCACACGAAATTGCGCGCAGGACGCGGCTTTACACTTGAAGAACTTAag GGTGCCGGTCTGACATATGGATTTGCCAGAACTATTGGTATTGCTGTTGATAAGAGACGTAAGAACAAGTCACTTGAATCACGACAACGCAATGTCCAGCGTTTAAAGGAATATAAGAGCAAATTGATTCTATTCCCCATTAATGAGAAAAAGATCCGCAAGGGCGAATCCACCTTGGAAGAATGCAAGCTGGCTACTCAACTTAAAGGAGATGTTATGCCCATCAAAAAAGAACAGCCCGTTATTGAGTTCCGTGAAATCGCTAAGGATGAACAGAAATTCAAGGCTTTCGCCACTTTGCGCAAG gcTCGTTCTGATGCTCGTTTGGTTGGTATACGCGCCAAGCGTGCCAAGGAGAATGCTGATAATCCTGATGATACGGGAAAGGATGCGAAGAAATCCAAAAAGTAA